The genome window CCCGGCGGGCATCTGCGTCTGCCCAGGGCTCAGGCCAGAGTCTGGGCGTGGGCAGCCTGCGGGGGGGCCCTGCTCTGTTGCTCACTAGCTGCCCGACCCAGAGCGAGcaactcagcctctctgagcctctcctGTAAAGGGAGCGCAGCACCAGCTTCTCCCGCATCAGGAAAAGTGCAGCAGCGCCCCGGACCCTCCCGAGCCCAGCGGTCAGCCGGTCCTGGCTTCCTCGCCTTCCTCCACCCTCGCTCCACTCAGCAGCCACAGGGGGGTCTGCCCAGAGCCCACGGCTGCCCGTGTCCTTCCCCAGTTAAAGTCTTCACAGCCTCCTCAGCACCCCCTACAACCGCTCTTCCCGCAGCGGTGAGGGCAGACCCCTCGCCCGGGACAGATGCCCTGCACCTGCTCAGTTCTGGGCCTCGGAACCTTCTGGTCCCCTTGCCTGAATCACATCACTCGTTTTCACCAAATGCCTACACAGCCTTCAGCCGAGACactacttcctccaggaagccttccgtCTGCCACGGTCCCTGTGCTTCCCCAACCACAGCCCCATCCCATGCAGGGCAGAGGCAGCAGCTCTGTGTACAGCCGGCTCTGCAGCAGGTGTGCGTTAAGGGTGGATGGTGCACACCTGGTCCCAGAAGACGTGGCCCCAGTAGCATTCCTCACGGCTCCCGTTGGAGAGGCCCCCTGGGCTGAGGCCGTGGCAGACGTATTCTGGGGCCCCGGGCTGGGGCAGGGCACTGAGCAGGTAGTAGAGAGCTCCACGCAGGGCCTGGCGCAGACGCAGGGGCCCCTCCACATCCAGGCCACAGCCTGCCCAGAGCTGGGCCCAGGCCTGCGCGTGGGCCGCGTAGAGAGTGCGCCTGGCCTGCAGCTGCAGGGCGTCGGCGAGGCAGGCCTGGGCTTCGGCCTGGCTGCCACCCACCACCGTCAGGAACTCCCACGTCCCATCCTGCTCCCCTTCCCCAAGGGTCAAGGCTGGGGGCACGGGCGTCCACAGCATGTgcacctcctgctgtgcccccCCAGGCTGCTCGGGGGTGAGTGTGTGGCCGTACAGGTACCTGCAACAGGACGGCTGTGTCTCAGGGACGGGCTCCCTCCTCGGGCCACCCAGccggccccccgccccctcctcaccGGGCTCCCTGGAAGTCAGGACCCAGATGCAGGTCCAGGTCCGGGCTCTCTGGGGAGAAGGCTGACTGCAGCAGCACAGTGATGGGCCAGCTCCCTGTGGCCAAGCGGGTGATGGACACGCTGCAGGCCAGGACGTGAGGCAGCGTGCGGTGGGCGTAGATGCGCTGGGAGGCCCGGAAGCTGGGGCCCTCCAGGGTGTGCAGAAAGGAGCCTGGCgggtggaggggggggggcgggggaagacAGGGCAATTCGCACACCCCACTCGGGGTGCCGAGGACAGTTCCAAAGCTGCCGGCCTTTCTGGGCGGGGAGTGGAGTCACCTCCAAGCCCCAGATGCCCTGTCTGGGAAGCGACAGCCGCAGAGGGGCCGCCAGCTCCTGCAAGTCCAGGAGGCCCGTCCGGCTGAAGGCCTCACAAAGTGGCCTCTCAGGGCCTCCTTTCCTTTGGGAGCCGGCATCCTCCGGATGAGACCTCTGTCGGGTCTCCCACTCACTTGGAACGAtggcagagggcagggggaggtCAGGCAGTGGCTACCTGTGTTAGTGTCCAGGACGAAGGTGTTGGTCAGCTGCTCTCCTGATCCTGCAGGGGCCTCCAGCTGGACATTGAGGGGACTGGGCAGAATGGCCCGGTGCGTATCCCCCCGAGCCCCATTGTACACGCCGCTCACATGCAGTGTCTCATGGTACACGCGTGTGCCCAAGTAGGCATTGGTCACGGTGGCCAAGAGCCGGGGGTCACCGGGCAGAGAACGGGCAGTGAATCTGGTGGCGTCCTTGCCAGCATCCTCCATGGGAAGGTTGGCTCGGCGGAGGGGCCTGCAAAGGGGGGAGTCAGAGGCCCCCACCATTGGCTGGGCCTCCCTTTTCTGTAAACCCAAAGCTCGCCTTGGAACCTGGCTAATGCCCCCACGGGTGGAGGGACGGGCGTGACCCACCTGGGCAGCCCCGATTGTCCAGAATCCCCACTCTCAAGCCGCCCCAGGAAACACCCTCAACCCTCAGAGACCCTCGCCCCCAATACTGATCTCCAGGGACACAGCAGAGGCCCCGGACTCCCACCTTAGGGCCTCAATCCCTTCCAGCTCCCTCCGGGCGCACCGCCTCGAAGCCGTCGGGCTGGCGGGAAGGGAGGAGGCCTCAGCCGGCGGGCCTCACCCTCCAGGAGGCTGGCTGGGTACCGGGGGGTGGGGTGCCGGCAGCAgccgggggttggggggcaggCGGGCCGTCGGCCGCGTCCCTGGGGCTCGCCGCAGCCCAGCCGCGTCCCTCGGCTCCAGCGGGTGGGCGCCGGACCGGAGGGAGAAGTAGCCAGCGGCGGCCTTGTCACCGGAAGGCCCCGCGGTCCCCGCCCCAGGGCGCGCAGGGCGGGCCGGATGGGACGTCCCCACACCCGGGGCGGGCGGGACGGGTGGGCCGGGCCGCCTCGACCAGTCGTGCCTGTGCGGCCGCGGGGAGCCCAGCTCCAACTCTGCCTTGAGTCTAATCCAAGGGTGGATGTGAGAGGGACGGGGTTTCGGCTTAGGGGTCCCCTCTCTTGTCGCCGggtcctgcctctctccctgaaCCCCCGTCCCCCCAGGAGAGGTGAGGCAGGTCCCCCTCCTGGAGCCCCGCCTTCCTTTGTCCCCGCCCCACTTTCTGgctctccccagcctcctctctcagcCTGTCTACCCGCTTGCCCCCTGCCCCGCTGGAGGCTCCAGGCCCCGGCCCCAGGGCCGAATGACTGTGCCCTGACCACTCGCCCAGCCAGAGACACTCAGATTCAACGTGTCCCTGAAACCTGCTCTTGCCGTGGCCTGCCCAGCACAGGCCATGGTGACTTCACCCATCCCGTTGCTCAGGCCCGCTGTCCCCACACCTACATCCACCGGCGCGTCCCCCTTCCAGGGCGTGCCCGCTCTCACCGTCCACCCTCAGTCCAGGCCGTCCTCCTGGGTTAGGGCCGTGCTTGCTCTGGCCCCACAGCCCTGGTCAGCAGAGCCAGAGCCACGTCCACCCCAGGAGTGGTCAAGTGCTCAAAGCCTGCAGTGGTGCCCACCTCACCGGCGGGACAAGCCACCcagggccccctccccaccctcagcgccccccccccccatcccgcTGCGGCCACCCTGGCTTCCTTGCTGCTTCTGCACCATTCCAAGCACGCTCcctgttatggattgaatgtgATCCCCCCAAACCCATCCGTTGAattctaatccccagtgtgatggtatttggaggtggggcctttgggacatAATTAGGTCAAGAGCTGTCAA of Balaenoptera ricei isolate mBalRic1 chromosome 8, mBalRic1.hap2, whole genome shotgun sequence contains these proteins:
- the PGGHG gene encoding protein-glucosylgalactosylhydroxylysine glucosidase isoform X2, whose protein sequence is MEDAGKDATRFTARSLPGDPRLLATVTNAYLGTRVYHETLHVSGVYNGARGDTHRAILPSPLNVQLEAPAGSGEQLTNTFVLDTNTGSFLHTLEGPSFRASQRIYAHRTLPHVLACSVSITRLATGSWPITVLLQSAFSPESPDLDLHLGPDFQGARYLYGHTLTPEQPGGAQQEVHMLWTPVPPALTLGEGEQDGTWEFLTVVGGSQAEAQACLADALQLQARRTLYAAHAQAWAQLWAGCGLDVEGPLRLRQALRGALYYLLSALPQPGAPEYVCHGLSPGGLSNGSREECYWGHVFWDQDLWMFPSVLMLHPEAARALLQYRIRTLSGALYNAQNLGYQGAKFAWESAGSGLEVCPEAIYGTQEIHINGAVVLAFRLYYHATQDLQLFREAGGWDVVRAVAEFWCSRVEWSPEEEKFHLKGVMPPDEYHSGVNNSVYTNVLVQNSLRFAAALAQDLGQPVPNQWLVVADKIKVPFDPKLNFHPEFDGYQPEHVCSGLDGAEGPRAGVGPPGEELRQRHGALQGVDGECRQVGRRELPDRHGGLPAGGALWGHGVQDHRGQFDLQPHVSRGDLRSVRLWHLLPGEQA